One Caulobacter segnis genomic window carries:
- a CDS encoding electron transfer flavoprotein subunit beta/FixA family protein translates to MKVLVPVKRVIDYNVKARVKADQTGVDLANVKMSMNPFCEIAVEEAVRLKEKGVATEVVIVSIGPAQAQETIRTALAMGGDRGVLITTDADPEPLAVAKLLAAVVAEENPNLVLMGKQAIDGDNNAVGQMLSALLGWPQATYASAIEVSGSSAKVTREVDGGLQTLDVDLPAIITADLRLNEPRYASLPNIMKAKKKEIAQKAVADYGVDIAPRLKVIKVTEPAKRSAGIKVETAADLVSKLNTAGVL, encoded by the coding sequence ATGAAGGTCCTAGTCCCGGTTAAACGGGTTATCGATTACAACGTGAAGGCCCGCGTGAAGGCGGATCAGACCGGTGTCGACCTTGCGAACGTCAAGATGTCGATGAACCCCTTCTGTGAGATCGCGGTCGAAGAAGCCGTGCGTCTCAAGGAAAAGGGCGTGGCGACCGAGGTCGTCATCGTCAGCATCGGCCCCGCGCAGGCTCAGGAAACCATCCGCACGGCGCTGGCCATGGGCGGCGACCGCGGCGTCCTGATCACCACCGACGCCGACCCCGAGCCGCTGGCCGTGGCCAAGCTGCTGGCGGCCGTCGTAGCCGAGGAAAATCCGAACCTCGTCCTGATGGGCAAGCAGGCGATCGACGGCGACAACAACGCCGTCGGCCAGATGCTGTCGGCCCTGCTGGGCTGGCCGCAGGCGACCTACGCCTCGGCCATCGAGGTGTCGGGCTCCAGCGCCAAGGTGACCCGCGAAGTCGACGGCGGTCTGCAGACCCTCGACGTCGACCTGCCGGCCATCATCACGGCCGACCTGCGCCTGAACGAGCCGCGCTACGCGTCTCTGCCCAACATCATGAAGGCCAAGAAGAAGGAGATCGCCCAGAAGGCGGTCGCCGACTACGGCGTCGACATCGCGCCGCGCCTGAAGGTGATCAAGGTCACCGAGCCGGCCAAGCGCTCGGCCGGCATCAAGGTGGAAACCGCCGCCGACCTGGTTTCGAAACTCAACACCGCGGGGGTGCTGTAA